A window of Apium graveolens cultivar Ventura chromosome 8, ASM990537v1, whole genome shotgun sequence contains these coding sequences:
- the LOC141678375 gene encoding uncharacterized protein LOC141678375 has translation MISPEAIQANSRSIEPISSPRISFSADLLDDDDDDDDFITINPNSLVNKDQDKQREKARNIDFEFLSIDNETMLSADELLFDGKLLPFWQTQQSEKLKSISLKTEHSEEATKHQVVNNAESRVTWLPDEDPSPRPPTCTVLWKELLRLRKQHASTLSPSSSSSSSTSSSSSLRSLDLPSIEEGKEGSENKDKHAKRIKKGLERTRSASIRIRPVVNVPICTQGKSNALPPRFSFRKAKPEK, from the coding sequence ATGATTTCCCCGGAAGCCATTCAAGCAAACTCTAGATCTATCGAGCCAATTTCTAGTCCCCGGATTTCTTTTTCAGCTGATTTgcttgatgatgatgatgatgatgatgatttcattACTATAAATCCAAACTCACTGGTGAACAAAGACCAAGACAAGCAGAGAGAAAAAGCTCGTAACATAGATTTTGAGTTTCTCTCAATTGATAACGAAACCATGCTATCTGCTGATGAGCTACTTTTCGATGGTAAGTTGCTTCCATTTTGGCAAACACAACAGTCTGAGAAACTCAAAAGTATCAGTCTCAAGACAGAACATTCTGAGGAGGCAACAAAACACCAAGTTGTCAACAATGCGGAGAGTAGAGTAACTTGGCTTCCTGATGAAGATCCTTCACCTAGACCACCTACATGCACTGTTCTATGGAAAGAGTTACTAAGGTTAAGAAAACAGCATGCATCTACTTTGTCACCGTCTTCGTCCTCTTCTTCCTCAACATCCTCCTCATCCTCTTTAAGGTCACTTGACTTGCCCTCAATTGAGGAAGGGAAAGAAGGTTCGGAGAACAAAGACAAGCATGCTAAAAGGATTAAGAAGGGGTTGGAAAGGACTCGGTCCGCTAGCATAAGGATAAGGCCTGTGGTTAATGTGCCAATCTGCACACAGGGAAAGAGCAATGCACTTCCACCCCGGTTTTCCTTTAGGAAAGCAAAACCAGAGAAGTAA
- the LOC141678374 gene encoding leucine-rich repeat receptor-like serine/threonine-protein kinase At2g14510 produces the protein MLRFLSLLLFLFSFLPPSLSQPPKGLLINCGATARSTIEEREWLPDKDYISTGTSKNITTPGLLQILSTVRSFPLSGRKFCYTVPVYRPGKYLIRTIYFYGGVNGNEVPPVFDQIVDGTYWSIVNTTDDYRRGLSSYYEGVFTPIGRTMSVCLGVNTYTESDPFISGLEFVILGDSLYNSTDFETYGLSLVARHSFGSDGSIIKYPDDQYDRFWEPFGEYNPILSRARNVSVSGFWNLPPSKSFETKFTIPEPKALTFQWPTSSLPNSTYYIALYFAEDSDTSSGVPRVFNISINDVLFIRELNVIPDGVVVYSKQWPVSGPMTITLTPASGSTLGPLINAGEIFDLVLKGGKTHTKDVIALERLRNGFKNPPLDWSGDPCLPRQYSWTGVTCSEGNRTRVIALNLTSMGLSGSLSPSIANLTALNDILLGNNSLSGPIPDLSPLKALEILHLEKNELSGMIPPSLGNMDTLRELFLQENNLTGQVPNGLTGKPELDLRLSPGNSFSSPPPS, from the exons ATGCTCCGCTTTCTCTCTCTACTCCTCTTCCTCTTCTCATTTCTCCCTCCTTCCCTCTCTCAACCTCCCAAAG GATTGCTGATCAACTGTGGTGCAACCGCCCGATCAACAATCGAGGAACGAGAATGGCTACCAGACAAGGACTACATCTCCACAGGAACATCCAAAAATATAACAACTCCAGGACTGCTGCAAATCCTCTCCACTGTTCGATCATTTCCACTTTCAGGTCGAAAATTCTGTTACACAGTTCCTGTTTACCGTCCTGGAAAGTACTTGATTCGGACTATTTACTTTTACGGAGGAGTCAACGGTAATGAAGTGCCTCCTGTGTTTGATCAGATTGTTGATGGAACTTATTGGAGTATTGTGAATACAACTGATGATTATAGGAGAGGATTGTCTTCGTACTATGAAGGTGTTTTTACGCCTATTGGGAGGACTATGAGTGTCTGTTTGGGTGTTAATACTTATACGGAGTCTGATCCGTTTATTTCTGGATTGGAGTTTGTGATTTTGGGCGATTCTTTGTATAATTCGACTGATTTTGAGACTTATGGATTGAGTTTAGTTGCAAGGCACAGCTTTGGATCTGATGGATCGATCATAAA ATATCCTGATGATCAATATGACCGTTTCTGGGAGCCATTTGGAGAATATAATCCTATCTTAAGCAGAGCTAGAAATGTTAGTGTCTCTGGTTTCTGGAATCTTCCACCTTCAAAGAGCTTTGAGACAAAATTCACAATTCCAGAACCTAAGGCTCTGACATTTCAATGGCCTACGTCATCTCTCCCAAACTCGACATACTACATAGCTCTATACTTTGCCGAGGACAGTGATACGTCTTCAGGGGTTCCAAGGGTTTTTAACATAAGCATAAACGATGTATTGTTTATCCGTGAATTGAATGTGATTCCAGATGGTGTTGTGGTATATTCGAAGCAGTGGCCTGTTTCTGGACCTATGACTATAACACTGACTCCTGCTTCCGGATCAACACTTGGTCCTTTGATTAATGCTGGGGAGATTTTTGATTTGGTTCTAAAAGGAGGCAAAACACATACTAAAGATG TAATTGCCTTGGAAAGATTGAGGAACGGTTTCAAGAACCCTCCACTTGATTGGAGTGGTGATCCTTGTTTACCTCGCCAGTATTCATGGACTGGGGTTACATGCTCTGAAGGAAATAGAACACGTGTTATTGCTTT AAACCTTACAAGCATGGGCCTTTCGGGATCACTGTCACCTAGTATTGCCAATTTGACGGCGTTGAATGACAT ATTACTTGGCAACAATAGCTTGTCAGGACCTATACCTGATCTCAGTCCGTTGAAGGCACTAGAGATACT ACATCTGGAAAAAAACGAACTCAGTGGAATGATTCCCCCATCACTAGGAAACATGGACACTTTACGTGAACT CTTCTTGCAAGAGAATAACTTGACTGGTCAAGTTCCAAATGGCCTTACAGGAAAACCTGAATTAGATCTCAG GTTATCTCCTGGgaattctttttcttcaccaccACCTTCATGA